In Phacochoerus africanus isolate WHEZ1 chromosome 2, ROS_Pafr_v1, whole genome shotgun sequence, one DNA window encodes the following:
- the ALG2 gene encoding alpha-1,3/1,6-mannosyltransferase ALG2 isoform X2, which produces MSVAFALQKCCVTLLSHSDRACYSMLLCTLGIINHFSLCQTDRWKWHQVSACIPVFKLARRRKKILFYCHFPDLLLTKRDSFIKRLYRAPIDWIEEYTTGMADCILVNSRFTAAIFKETFKSLSHIDPDVLSPSLNITNFDGADPEKLDDLVPKGKKYLFLSINRYERKKNLTLALEALVKLRERLSSQDWDKVHLIMAGGYDERVLENVQHYQELKKMVQQSDLGQYVAFLRSCSDKQKISLLHGCTCVLYTPSNEHFGIVPLEAMYMQCPVIAVNSGGPLESIVHGVTGFLCEPDPVHFSEAIEKFIHEPSLKATMGLAGRARVKEKFSPEAFEEQLYQYVTKLLV; this is translated from the exons atgtctgTAGCTTTTGCCTTGCAAAAATGTTGTGTCACTCTTCTCTCCCACAGTGATAGAGCCTGTTACTCCATGCTCTTGTGCACACTGGGTATAATCAACCATTTTAGTCTTTGCCAAACTGATAGGTGGAAATGGCATCAG GTGTCTGCCTGTATCCCAGTGTTCAAGCTAGCCAGACGGCGTAAGAAAATCTTGTTTTACTGTCATTTCCCAGATCTGCTTCTCACCAAGAGAGACTCTTTTATTAAACGCCTATACAGGGCTCCAATTGACTGGATAGAGGAATACACCACCGGCATGGCAGACTGCATCTTGGTCAACAGCCGGTTCACAGCTGCCATTTTTAAGGAAACATTCAAGTCCCTGTCTCACATAGACCCTGATGTTCTCTCTCCATCACTGAATATTACCAACTTTGATGGAGCTGATCCTGAAAAGCTTGATGACCTAGTccccaaggggaaaaaataccTGTTCCTCTCCATCAACAgatatgaaaggaagaaaaatctgacTTTGGCATTGGAAGCCCTAGTCAAGCTGCGTGAAAGATTGTCATCCCAAGATTGGGACAAAGTTCACCTGATCATGGCAGGTGGTTATGACGAGAGAGTCCTGGAGAACGTACAGCACTATCAGGAATTAAAGAAAATGGTCCAGCAGTCTGACCTAGGCCAGTATGTGGCCTTCCTGCGGTCTTGCTCTGACAAACAGAAAATCTCACTCCTCCATGGCTGCACATGTGTGCTTTACACACCAAGCAATGAGCACTTTGGCATCGTCCCTTTGGAGGCCATGTACATGCAGTGTCCAGTCATTGCTGTTAATTCAGGTGGGCCCTTAGAGTCCATCGTCCACGGTGTCACAGGATTTCTGTGTGAGCCGGACCCAGTGCACTTCTCAGAAGCAATAGAAAAGTTCATCCATGAACCTTCCTTAAAAGCCACAATGGGACTGGCTGGAAGAGCCAGGGTGAAGGAGAAGTTTTCCCCTGAAGCATTTGAAGAACAACTCTACCAATATGTCACCAAACTGCTGGtataa
- the ALG2 gene encoding alpha-1,3/1,6-mannosyltransferase ALG2 isoform X3: MQREDLDRALRPGPLLRRKPRAAGALRRGLAAAQLGLGRPRRRGVRLPAHDLPGALRAFPQRRGVRRGRVRPDLLLTKRDSFIKRLYRAPIDWIEEYTTGMADCILVNSRFTAAIFKETFKSLSHIDPDVLSPSLNITNFDGADPEKLDDLVPKGKKYLFLSINRYERKKNLTLALEALVKLRERLSSQDWDKVHLIMAGGYDERVLENVQHYQELKKMVQQSDLGQYVAFLRSCSDKQKISLLHGCTCVLYTPSNEHFGIVPLEAMYMQCPVIAVNSGGPLESIVHGVTGFLCEPDPVHFSEAIEKFIHEPSLKATMGLAGRARVKEKFSPEAFEEQLYQYVTKLLV, from the exons ATGCAGCGTGAAGATCTGGACCGCGCACTACGACCGGGGCCACTGCTTCGCCGAAAGCCGCGAGCTGCCGGTGCGCTGCGCCGGGGACTGGCTGCCGCGCAGCTTGGGCTGGGGCGGCCGCGGCGGCGCGGTGTGCGCCTACCTGCGCATGATTTACCTGGCGCTCTACGTGCTTTTCCTCAGCGACGAGGAGTTCGACGTGGTCGTGTGCGACCAG ATCTGCTTCTCACCAAGAGAGACTCTTTTATTAAACGCCTATACAGGGCTCCAATTGACTGGATAGAGGAATACACCACCGGCATGGCAGACTGCATCTTGGTCAACAGCCGGTTCACAGCTGCCATTTTTAAGGAAACATTCAAGTCCCTGTCTCACATAGACCCTGATGTTCTCTCTCCATCACTGAATATTACCAACTTTGATGGAGCTGATCCTGAAAAGCTTGATGACCTAGTccccaaggggaaaaaataccTGTTCCTCTCCATCAACAgatatgaaaggaagaaaaatctgacTTTGGCATTGGAAGCCCTAGTCAAGCTGCGTGAAAGATTGTCATCCCAAGATTGGGACAAAGTTCACCTGATCATGGCAGGTGGTTATGACGAGAGAGTCCTGGAGAACGTACAGCACTATCAGGAATTAAAGAAAATGGTCCAGCAGTCTGACCTAGGCCAGTATGTGGCCTTCCTGCGGTCTTGCTCTGACAAACAGAAAATCTCACTCCTCCATGGCTGCACATGTGTGCTTTACACACCAAGCAATGAGCACTTTGGCATCGTCCCTTTGGAGGCCATGTACATGCAGTGTCCAGTCATTGCTGTTAATTCAGGTGGGCCCTTAGAGTCCATCGTCCACGGTGTCACAGGATTTCTGTGTGAGCCGGACCCAGTGCACTTCTCAGAAGCAATAGAAAAGTTCATCCATGAACCTTCCTTAAAAGCCACAATGGGACTGGCTGGAAGAGCCAGGGTGAAGGAGAAGTTTTCCCCTGAAGCATTTGAAGAACAACTCTACCAATATGTCACCAAACTGCTGGtataa
- the ALG2 gene encoding alpha-1,3/1,6-mannosyltransferase ALG2 isoform X1, whose amino-acid sequence MEENQGQDEDPGRKPSVLFLHPDLGVGGAERLVLDAALALQARGCSVKIWTAHYDRGHCFAESRELPVRCAGDWLPRSLGWGGRGGAVCAYLRMIYLALYVLFLSDEEFDVVVCDQVSACIPVFKLARRRKKILFYCHFPDLLLTKRDSFIKRLYRAPIDWIEEYTTGMADCILVNSRFTAAIFKETFKSLSHIDPDVLSPSLNITNFDGADPEKLDDLVPKGKKYLFLSINRYERKKNLTLALEALVKLRERLSSQDWDKVHLIMAGGYDERVLENVQHYQELKKMVQQSDLGQYVAFLRSCSDKQKISLLHGCTCVLYTPSNEHFGIVPLEAMYMQCPVIAVNSGGPLESIVHGVTGFLCEPDPVHFSEAIEKFIHEPSLKATMGLAGRARVKEKFSPEAFEEQLYQYVTKLLV is encoded by the exons ATGGAGGAGAATCAGGGCCAAGATGAGGACCCGGGTCGTAAGCCGTCGGTGTTGTTCCTACACCCGGACCTTGGCGTGGGCGGCGCCGAGCGGCTGGTGCTAGACGCGGCGCTGGCGCTGCAGGCCCGCGGATGCAGCGTGAAGATCTGGACCGCGCACTACGACCGGGGCCACTGCTTCGCCGAAAGCCGCGAGCTGCCGGTGCGCTGCGCCGGGGACTGGCTGCCGCGCAGCTTGGGCTGGGGCGGCCGCGGCGGCGCGGTGTGCGCCTACCTGCGCATGATTTACCTGGCGCTCTACGTGCTTTTCCTCAGCGACGAGGAGTTCGACGTGGTCGTGTGCGACCAG GTGTCTGCCTGTATCCCAGTGTTCAAGCTAGCCAGACGGCGTAAGAAAATCTTGTTTTACTGTCATTTCCCAGATCTGCTTCTCACCAAGAGAGACTCTTTTATTAAACGCCTATACAGGGCTCCAATTGACTGGATAGAGGAATACACCACCGGCATGGCAGACTGCATCTTGGTCAACAGCCGGTTCACAGCTGCCATTTTTAAGGAAACATTCAAGTCCCTGTCTCACATAGACCCTGATGTTCTCTCTCCATCACTGAATATTACCAACTTTGATGGAGCTGATCCTGAAAAGCTTGATGACCTAGTccccaaggggaaaaaataccTGTTCCTCTCCATCAACAgatatgaaaggaagaaaaatctgacTTTGGCATTGGAAGCCCTAGTCAAGCTGCGTGAAAGATTGTCATCCCAAGATTGGGACAAAGTTCACCTGATCATGGCAGGTGGTTATGACGAGAGAGTCCTGGAGAACGTACAGCACTATCAGGAATTAAAGAAAATGGTCCAGCAGTCTGACCTAGGCCAGTATGTGGCCTTCCTGCGGTCTTGCTCTGACAAACAGAAAATCTCACTCCTCCATGGCTGCACATGTGTGCTTTACACACCAAGCAATGAGCACTTTGGCATCGTCCCTTTGGAGGCCATGTACATGCAGTGTCCAGTCATTGCTGTTAATTCAGGTGGGCCCTTAGAGTCCATCGTCCACGGTGTCACAGGATTTCTGTGTGAGCCGGACCCAGTGCACTTCTCAGAAGCAATAGAAAAGTTCATCCATGAACCTTCCTTAAAAGCCACAATGGGACTGGCTGGAAGAGCCAGGGTGAAGGAGAAGTTTTCCCCTGAAGCATTTGAAGAACAACTCTACCAATATGTCACCAAACTGCTGGtataa
- the SEC61B gene encoding protein transport protein Sec61 subunit beta, translating into MPGPTPSGTNVGSSGRSPSKAVAARAAGSTVRQRKNASCGTRSAGRTTSAGTGGMWRFYTEDSPGLKVGPVPVLVMSLLFIASVFMLHIWGKYTRS; encoded by the exons ATG CCCGGTCCGACGCCCAGTGGCACCAACGTGGGCTCCTCAGGACGCTCTCCCAGCAAAGCAGTGGCCGCCCGGGCGGCAGGATCCACGGTCCGGCAGAG gaaAAATGCCAGCTGTGGAACAAGGAGCGCAGGTCGTACAACCTCAGCAGGCACTGGGGGGATGTGGCGATTCTACACAGAAGATTCACCAGGGCTCAAAGT TGGCCCTGTTCCAGTATTGGTTATGAGTCTTCTGTTCATCGCTTCTGTATTTATGTTGCACATTTGGGGCAAGTACACTCGTTCATAG